ACCAGATGGATACTCTTATTAGTAATAGAACAAAAGAAATGGCAGAAAAAATTGAAACTGAATTCATCAGTAAGGTAAGACAATGGAAACAGTATGCAATTGTAGGAATAACTGCGTCAACTGGCTTATTAATCTTTGTGTTAGGATTATTATTTGCTATGATTCCAAGGTCGGCATCAGATGAACCAGTTATGACATTGGTTAATGATGAAAATGTCAGAAATGAAATAACAAGATTTGGTCTTCATAACGACTCAGTTGCAGGAACAGTTTTATTTGCCCATGGGCCTACATTTATGTGGGGTACGATAATAGGTGCTTTAATTTTGGTTATTGCTATAGTTATAATTGGTGTAAACACATTTTTTACCTCTAAGCCAAAAACTACCATATCATCTGATGATAATGGAGAAAATGTCATAAATGAAACCAGTAATTAAGAACAAAAATGATCATAAACAGCACCCTATTCTAGGTTCACCTGAAGGTGTACCAACGGTAGTATCCTTGTATCATGATCATCAACCAGGAGAAACAAGTACTCATCATACTCATCCCTGGGAGCATCAAGCTTACATAACTAGAGGTGAAGGAATCATTTTTGTAGATGGAGAAAAATACCCAATAAAAGAGGGTGATTTTGTGTTAATTCCTCCAAACGCAGATCATTATTTTGAAAATACCGGTAATTCTGTTCTTAGTAGAGTAACATTCAATCCGCTGGCAAGTGAAGATCACTTAGGCTAAATCATATAATATAATTAACAGATTTACTATAAATAGTGTAATATTTAATAGTAAAAATAATTTCTATGGTTATCTCTAGTTTAAAAAAAATTATAGCTGCAAATTTAATTTTAGTATTTTTTCTATTTTCAGGAATAAATACACAAAATAATATTTCAGCTCAAATGCCTTCTTCTGGAGGAGATTTTTTATTTGAAGAATCAGAGTGTAGAAATAATCCTGGTACAGGTGAAGTCTTCTGTGAATTAACTCTTGATACAAGTATGCAAATAATGACGCAGACTGTAGCGCCTAAAGAATACTATGAAGGTCAAGGAGTTTGGTTTCAAGGATGTAGAATTCCAGGTCAAGATCATAATACTCATGATTCTGCTTGGATTGAAAGACACTACACTGCTGAAGCTGGATCTATTGGTACTTGGGGAGAAAGTGTTACTAACTTCTATAATTTGGATCCATCTGCAAAAGTTACTCATGTTTTATTTAGAGGAAATGTACCTCAAGAGCCTGATAGACAAAGAATTAGGTGTCAATATCAATTTTTTACAGTAGATTCCCCTTTAGTACAACCTGGTCAGCCTTACCATAATCCTCAATGGGAAGCAGATCAAGAAACACAAAGAATGTATGAAGAGGCAGACAGAATTAGAAGAGAAGCTGAAAGAGCAAGAGCTGAAGAAGAGCTTCTTCGTGCTAAACAACAGGCAGAACTTGATCTTCAAAGACAAGAAGAAGAAAGAAAAAGAAATGAACAGGATCAGGGCGGATTTCAAGATTTATTTGGACAAGGACCTGTTGGAAATATATTTAGTAACTCATTTCAACCTCCTGATGATTTACCACTAGGTCCTTACATAAATTTAACTGAAATTCCCTCTGATGCAAGCGAAGTTGTAACAGATTGTGTCGCTAATTTTATATCTTCAGAAACAGGAATGAGTTACGAGCAAGCATATATGGATTTTGCTTATACACTTGGTGTAAGATGGCTACAAGATCCAGATTTTTATTACCACGCAGTAGTAGATTGTATGCATTTGAGTTACGATAAGCTTCTCAGCGGAGCTTGGGGAATTGATGGAGATTATTTCACAGAAAATCCTCCTCTAGGAGACTTAGATAATCTTATAGATAACTGCATAGTCCCTCATCTATCAAATGCTTTAAATATTCCTAGAGAAATCATTTTAGATGATATCGAAATTGTCCAAAGTGGTAAAAGATCAGTAACAAGAGAGGAAATGTTGGCTGCCTACGATTGTTGGATAACTCATGATGGCAGATATAATAATAACTTTCAAGAACCCCCTCAAAATGGTGGTGGTTATGAGACCTTAGATATAGGATTGCTATTTGAGACTATTTATGGAGGTGAAGAAATACCTGGTCAAAACTGTATGCTTAATTCACTAAGTTCCATACATTTTGATTTAGGTTTCTCGCACTCCATAGTAGACAGTTTAGTTGACTTTGCCGTTGGCCGAACTGATGATTGGCGTATGTATGAAGATCGTCTAAGTGATGAGCATCAAAATTATGTAATAAACACTGTTATTGGATGTAACCAAGAATTAGACTGGCTTAGAGACTATCAAGCTTCACTTACTGAAGGTCCTAATCTTGAAGCTGTATTTGCTAGGTTAGTTCAACCAGAATTTAGAGATTGTATTATTGGAAAATTTGAAGACTATGGTGATATAGAGGAAAGTTGGGGTAATGAATTATATGACAGGATGCTAAAAGGATTTGTTGAAGCTCAAGATCCAACAGAATATACTAACAGGCCTCTTGGTGAACAACAATATAATTCAATAGTTGATTGTGCAGTTGAGTTTGAAGTTGATCCAGAAACTCTAACATATGTCCCTGCATACCTAAGCCAGTACACACACTTTATTGAAGAGGTCGAATTTTCGTGGTCTAGAGGACTTGATGCAGAAGATAAATATGACAGGCTTGTTGAATGTATAGCCGATGGGTTTGAAAACTCAGGTTATGGAGATGATTTAGTAAGAAAAGCTGAAGAATCTGCTGATACCATGATGTGGAATGTATTTTATAGTGGCTTAGGCGTTAATTCCCAAAAACCATTAGGAAGAGATTTTACTGGTATTGAATTAGATACTGTTTTTGATTGTTTGGAACAAAAGCAAGAATTTGAATGGATCGATAATTTTTATAATAGTAATTATGATTATGAACCTCTTTTTGAAAGTGATTTATTTAGCCAATCTAATGTAGATTATCAATCTTCTGCTGCTGATTTTAGGCAGACTATATCAAGTAACACTTCTGGACAAGCAAATTCTAATATGGTATCTGGATCTCAAATTCTAGGAGAACCTTTAGAAATGGAAAGGCTAGAAGCAGTTAATTTAGCTAGAGGAGCATCTGCTGAAGATTGTATGGTAGCAAACCTTGCAAGAGAAAAAGGCGAAACTGAAAACTATATCAGATCTTCCTATATAGCTAATTTAATTTGGGAACCTACTCAAAGACCTTCAAAAAATGAAAGAGAGGCTCTTGAAAATTGTGAGTCTCAAATCAGATCTTCGACTAATGGATTAGGTGGATTAGAATTATTATTACGGTTTGGTTCTTACGGTGATCCTGATTATCTATCTGAACCTTCAGATACCCAAAGAGCATGTATGGTGAATGAGTACAAAAATGACTTTGGTTATATGATTGAAAGTTATGGAGGAAACCCAACAGAAAGTGCTGCAAAAGCTATTTCAGAAATATCATTGCCCGGAACTTATAATGGTTATCATCCAATTTTAGGAGATGTTCCTAACGTAAGACCTCCCTCATCCAAAGAACTTAATGCAATATCTAACTGTAGAGTTGAAGATTTATTTATTTATGAAGGAAGTAGACTCAGGAAGCTTATACCTGGAGTTAATACAGCCGATCTTCCTATAGGAGAGCTTATAAATAATCCTTCAAATCTAGCTATTATGGGTATATTAATAACACTGTTCTTTTCAGTACTACAAATGGTGAGAGGTAAATAATGACTACTACTAGAGTTCCTACAGGAATAAATTTGATTTTCAGAGTGATATCGAGAATGATGGTTGCTCTACTAGTTTCTCTTCCAATAATTGGACTAGGTATAGCATTGATTATTTACTCTCAAACCGATGGTAGTGTACCAATTTGGACAGGATTTGCAGCTTTAATCTCTGGATTTCTATTATTGATTCTTGGTTTTTATATGACAGCAGTTGGAGCATTTCCAAAGCCTACTTTAGGTCAAGGAGAAGAAGTTCAAATTGAAAGACATCCTACTATGAAACCTGCATATGCAAGGATAATAGTTGCGTTACCATTATTTTTCATTAGTGCAGTATTATACGTCGCAACTGATTTCGCTTATATTTTCCCATTTATCACTTTCATAATTGGATCTTGGTTATTTTTCAAAGGAACTATGAGATATTACAGAAATCTTCATATAACTTATATTGTTACNNNNNNNNNNNNNNNNNNNNNNNNNNNNNNNNNNNNNNNNNNNNNNNNNNNNNNNNNNNNNNNNNNNNNNNNNNNNNNNNNNNNNNNNNNNNNNNNNNNNGGAAGTAGAATGACCATTAGTATGGAAGAAATAGATAATCCTGGAAGCGTAGCGGAAGCTCTTAGAAGTATGCTTCCTTCAACAAGTGCACAATAATTTTTACTTTTCTATTTTCCAAACAAAAGCTGGTGGTACATTCAAAATAGATAAACCAACTAATTTCTTTTTTAAGTTATATTGATTGATTATTTTTTTTGAAAAAGAACATCTTAAGAAATATGTAATCTGGATAAATTTTCCTTTGGAATGAAGATTTTTTATAGATAGTTCACATAATTTATCTCTGTTTTCTTCGGTCATAGACACTAATGGAATCC
This portion of the Dehalococcoidia bacterium genome encodes:
- a CDS encoding cupin domain-containing protein is translated as MKPVIKNKNDHKQHPILGSPEGVPTVVSLYHDHQPGETSTHHTHPWEHQAYITRGEGIIFVDGEKYPIKEGDFVLIPPNADHYFENTGNSVLSRVTFNPLASEDHLG